From the genome of Candidatus Krumholzibacteriia bacterium:
CTCCCTGGATGAGCCCGGCGAGGGCGAGGAAGCGGGTTTCGCGGTGGATACGCTGGGGGATCCCCACTCCACCGACGACTGGCTCGTGGAGACTTTGCGCTCCCACGACATCCAGGCTGCCTTGCAAATCCTCGACCCGCGGGAAGCGGACATCTTGCGCCGTTGCTTCGGGCTCGGGGCGGTCACAGCGGAATCGTTGCAGAGCCTCGGCCAGCGTCATGGTGTGAGCCGCGAGCGGGTGCGGCAGCTGCGGGACCGCGCCCTCTGGAAGCTGCGCCACTCGGCGCACGCGGACACGCTCTCCGAGTACGCCCTCTGAGGCGAGGGAACGTCCGGAGGGAGCCGGTGATGGAAGGGCAGGGAAGGCGATGAGCGTCGTGGGCTCGAATCTCGCCAAGCTCCATCCACAGTGGTTGCCGCATTACAGCCGCAAGCTGACCGATCCGGGGCGGGCGGTGCAAGCGATCCAGAGCGGGCAACGGGTCTACATCCATCCCGGATGCGCCGCACCGCTGCCGCTGCTCGAAGCGCTCTGCGACCGAGCGCTGCGACTCCGGGACGTGGAGGTCGTCCACCTGCTCTTCTTCGGCCCAGCGCCGCACACGCACGCCGGGATGGTGGGGCACTTGCGTCACAATGCCCACTTCATCGGCCACAACGTCCGCCAGGCCGTCAACGACGGCCGGGCCGATTACACACCGATCTTCCTCGGCGAGATCGCCCAGCTCTTTCGCAGCGGCGCCATGCCCATCGACGTGGCCCTGGTGCAGGTCAGCACGCCGGACGAGCACGGCTTCTGCTCTCTCGGCGTCGGCGTGGACCACACGCTCGACGCGATCCGGGTGGCGAAGCACGTCATCGCCGAGGTCAACGAGCAGATGCCCCGGGTGCACGGCGATGCCTTCGTGCACGTGCGCCAGCTGCACGCCATCGTCGAGACCTCGCGCCCCCTGCCCGAGATGCCCGCCGAGCCAGGGACCGAGATCTCGCGCCGCATCGCCCGCAATGTCGCCGACCTGGTGGAGGATGGCAGCACGCTGCAAACCGGCATCGGCGCCATCCCCGACGCCGTGCTCGGCTTCCTCCGCGACCGCCGCGCCTTGGGCGTGCACACCGAGCTCTTCTCCGACGGCGTCATCGATCTCATCGAATCCGGTGTGGTGACGGGAGAGCGAAAGACGCTGCACCCCGGCAAGGTCATCGCCGGCTTCATTCTCGGCACCAAGCGGCTCTTCGATTTCGTCGACGACAACCCGGTCGTGGAGCTGCATCCTCTGGCGTACAC
Proteins encoded in this window:
- a CDS encoding acetyl-CoA hydrolase/transferase C-terminal domain-containing protein; the protein is MSVVGSNLAKLHPQWLPHYSRKLTDPGRAVQAIQSGQRVYIHPGCAAPLPLLEALCDRALRLRDVEVVHLLFFGPAPHTHAGMVGHLRHNAHFIGHNVRQAVNDGRADYTPIFLGEIAQLFRSGAMPIDVALVQVSTPDEHGFCSLGVGVDHTLDAIRVAKHVIAEVNEQMPRVHGDAFVHVRQLHAIVETSRPLPEMPAEPGTEISRRIARNVADLVEDGSTLQTGIGAIPDAVLGFLRDRRALGVHTELFSDGVIDLIESGVVTGERKTLHPGKVIAGFILGTKRLFDFVDDNPVVELHPLAYTNDPYVIAQNEKMVAINSALEIDLTGQVCADSIGTSFYSGFGGQTDFIRGASRSRGGKPIIALASTAKGDTVSRIVPTLRPGAGVVTTRADIRWVVTEYGAVNLFGLNVRQRAKALVDLAHPNFRAALERAAHERHLL